From the genome of Roseivivax sp. THAF197b:
ATGCGGGTTTCAACGCGCATTTCTCGCAGCCCGAGATCGACCCGATCCAGCGGCTCGATACCGATGCCTCGATCGAGGACGCCTACAAGGTCTACAAGCGCAACGTCGAGATCGGCTACGATCCGACCGAGGGCGTGATCCGCATGGAAGTGCGCGCCGCCGATCCGATGGTCGCGACCACCTTCTCCGAGGCGCTCATTGATTATGCCGAGGAACGCGTCGACAACCTGACCCAGCGCAAGCGTGAAAACGCGGTGACGGATGCCGAACAGGGTTTGATCGATGCCGAGGAGAAGCGCGTCGCGGCGCAGGAGCGTCTCGTCCGGATGCAGCAGGAGAACGCCCTCCTCGATCCGGAGGCCAAGATCGGCGCGCTGCGCGGCCAGATGAACACGATCGAGGTGCAGATCCAGGAGAAGGAGCTGCAATTGCAGGCGCTTCTGGACAATGCGCGCCCCAACCAGAGCCGTGTGGATGGCGTGCGGGGCGATATCCGTCGCCTCAACAACATGCTGGACACGCTGAATACCCGCATGACGACCGCCACCCAGGGCGAGGATTCGCTCGCTGAAATCGCGATCCAGGTGCAACTGGCGCAGGCCGATCTGGCGACGCGGGACATGATGCTGCAATCAGCGCTGGAACGGCTGGAAAGCGCGCGTCGGGAAGCGGACAGCCAGGCCCGCTACCTGACCACGTCCGTCCTGCCGGTCCCGTCCGAGGATCCGAGCTATCCGCGCAGCTTCGAGAACACGATCCTGTCCTTCCTGATCTTCGCGGGGATCTACCTGATGATCTCGCTCACCGCGTCGATCCTGCGCGAACAGGTCTCAAGCTGACGCAACGGGCGAGGGGCTGGGTGAAATCCGCCCGGCCCCCGCTCAAAGGTTGTCGGTCACGCGGAACCCGTCCGGGATCTCATCGCGTCCTTCGAGCACCAGATCGGCCATGATCTCACCCGCTTTGGGGGCCATGCCGAAGCCGATCTTGAAGCCGCCATTGGCAATGAAATGCCCCGCCCGTTCGGGCCATGCTCCAAGCATCGGCGCACGGGTCTTGGCGCGCGGACGCACCCCGGCCCAGGTGTTCAGGACGCTCGCCTCCGACAAGTCAGGGACCGCAGCGCGGGCCCGTGCGAGGAGGTCCTCCGTCTGGCCATCGGTCGCCGCGGGATCGCCGAACTCCCGCTCCGTGGTGGAGCCGATGGCGGTGGTCCCATCGCCATGGGGAACGATGTGCAGACCGTCCACAAAGAGCTGTGCTGCGTTGCGGGCGTCGTAATCCAAGAGCACGGCCTGCCCCTTGATGCCGGTGCCCACCCGCTTGCCGAACGTCTCGGACAGCGCCTCGAGGCCCTGCCAGCCCGTGGCCCAGACCACCTGACCTTCGGGAGCACCGTCGCGCGCAACCGTACCGCCCTTGGCCGTGATCGCCGCCGCAAGCGCCGCGCAGGCCTGCCCCGGATGCAGCCGTGCGGTCAGCGTGTCGTGGATCAGGAAACCGCTGGGGCTGTGGGGCTGGAAAGGATCTGCCGCATCCGCCGCCACGACCCGCCATTCGGCGCAGCCCTGCCAGAGGTCGCGGGCTGTCTCCGCACGGCGGCGCGCAAGCTCAAGACCGGCATCATCCGCCACCGGCTGCAACCGACCAGCGCGGGCGTAGCCCGGCGATGTCCCGCCTGCCCCCTCGACCTCCGCCCACCACGCCTCGGCCATCAACAGGCTATCGAGCTGAAAGGCCTTCTTGGCATTCCAGTTCTCCGGCACATGCGGGGCAAGCGCGCCGACAATGCCGCCCGAGGATCCGGCCCCCGGCCCGCCCGGGTCGATCACCCGCACCCGCGCGCCTCGGCGCAGGCAGGCCCAGGCCACCGACAAGCCGAATATGCCCGCGCCCATGATGGTGACGTCTCTTGCCATCGCTTCGCCTTTGCCGCACATCTCGGCCCACGCAGTACCCGAGGCCCCTGCCGATGCACAAGAACGCGTCGCTCGACTGGCGGGACGGACAGGTGCCCGTCTCGACCCGGTTCGACGATCCCTATTACTCGCTCGAGGACGGGCTGGCGGAGACCCGCCATGTCTTTCTTGCGGGCAATGATCTGCCCGCGCGGTTTCGGGACGGCTTCCATGTTGCCGAATTGGGCTTCGGCACCGGGCTGAACCTGCTGGCGACGCTCGCCGCGTGGCGCGCGGAAGGCGTGCAGGGCCGGTTGCACTACACGAGTTTCGAGGCCTTCCCGATCCCGGCCTCCGACATGATCCGCGCGCAATCGGCCTTTCCGGACCTGTCCGACATCGCGGCGGAACTGGCACACTACTGGCAAGAGGACGCGGTCCGGATCACGCTGCCCGATCTCGCGTTCACGCTGATCGTAGGCGATGCGCGCACCACTCTACCCGCCTGGACCGAGGCCGCCGACGCCTGGTATCTCGACGGCTTCTCGCCCGCCAAGAACCCCGAATTGTGGGAACCCGCCCTTCTGTCGCAAGTCGCGGCCCATACGCGCGCCGGAGGCACGGCGTCGAGCTATTCCGCCGCCGGTCATGTCCGGCGCGCGCTCGGCGATGCGGGGCTGACCGTGACCCGCGTGCCTGGATACGGACGCAAGCGCCACATGACCGTGGCACGAAAGGACCAATCGTGACCCAGAACGACACCACGCGCGGCATCTGGCTCATGGTCGTGACGACCTTTGTCTTCGCGATGCAGGACGGCATCTCCCGGCATCTCGCGGAGACCTACAACACCTACATGGTCATCATGATCCGCTACTGGTTTTTCGCGGCCTTCGTGATCGGATTGGCGCGGGTGCAGGCGGGCTCGATCCGGGCGGCTGCGCGGACCTCCCAGCCCTGGGTGCAGGCCTTCCGCGCGGCGCTGCTGGCGCTCGAGGTGCTCGTGATGGTGCAGGGCTTCGTCTATCTGGGCCTCGTGGAAAGCCATGCGGTCTTCGCCTGCTATCCGCTCCTGATCGCGATCCTCGCAGGGCCGGTTCTGGGCGAATATGTCGGCTGGCGGCGCGCCGTGGCGATCGCGATCGGCTTCATCGGCGTGATCATCATCCTGCAACCCTCGGGCGGGGTCTTTTCGCCCTATGCCGCGATCCCGCTCCTGGCCGCGTTGATGTTCGCGCTTTACGGCCTTCTGAACCGCTATGTGGCCCGCGCCGATACCGCCGCGACCACCTTCTTCTGGACCGGCATCGTCGGCGCGGCGGTCACGACCGCGCTTGGCATCTGGCGGTGGGAGCCGATGTCGGCGGGCGATTGGGGCTGGATGGGCCTTCTGTGCCTGACCGCCTCCTTCGCGCATTGGACGCTGATCAAGGCCTATGAAGCGGCAGAGGCCAGCGCGGTCCAGCCCTTCGCCTATCTGCAGCTGCCCTTCGCCTCAGCACTCGGCATCTTCGTCTTCGGCGATGTGCTGCGGCTGAACGTGGCCATCGGGGCTGCGATCATCGTCGCGGCGGGGCTTTTCACCCTATGGCGTGCGCGCCGACAGAACTGAGCCCGTCAGCTCTTCGGAGAAGGGCACGGGATGCGGATCGCGACCCAGCCGCGCGCGGTAGACCGGCAGGCTTTCAGCGACGCGCATCACGTAATTGCGGGTCTCGGCAAAGGGGATGAACTCGATCCAGTCGATCACGTCCATGTCGCCCCGGCGCGGATCGCCGCGTTCCGCCATCCAGCGGATCGGGCGGGACGGTCCGGCATTGTAGCCTGCTGCCACCATCACGACATTGCCGTCGAACGTGTCGATCAGATCGGCAAGATACGCAGCCCCGAGGGTCGCGTTGAATTCCGGATCGCGGGTGAGCTTTTCGAGCGCGTAGGTCACGCCGAGCCAGCCGGACACTTCCTGCGCGGTGCCGGGCATGAGCTGCATCAGCCCGCGCGCGCCTGCGCCCGAGACGACCACCGGATCGAATTCCGATTCACGCCGCGCGATGGCGAGCACCATTTCCGTGGGAACCGGGAAGTCACGCTCGATCAGCGGGTGCAGCGGGTAATACGGCCCGTAGACCTCAAGGCCTGCCTGTGCCGCGCGCTTGCCCAGCATGACCTGGATATGCGGCTTGCCCATCTCGGCCAGCATGTCGCCCATCTGGCCCACGCCCGTCCGGTCCAGACGTTCGGCCAGATGGGTCAGGAACCGCTCGGCCAGCCAGTCCTCGCCGATGGTCATCAACAGCATCGCCGCCTCGAAGACGGAGGTTTGCGTCCAGTCGGCCCCGCGCCAATCCGGAAACTCTTCCTTGCCGTCAAGGCGCGGCTCGGGCGGCAGGCCCGCGCGCTCTGCCGCCAGAAGTCCGTAAAACGAGGTTTGGTATTGCGCGCCGAAGGCATAGGCTCCGTCCGCGCCGGTCACGTCGCCCTGTGCCTCAAGCGCACGCCCCAGCCAATAGCCCGCCCGGCCAAGCGAGATCGGCGTATCGACCGCGCCGCGGAAATCGGTGAAATGTTGCGCCGCCCGCGCCGGATCATCGAGGAACCGCAGCGCGAGATACCCTGAGAGCCATTCGAGGGCTGCGAAATCACTGCCGCCCAGCAGGTAATGCGTGGAGGCAATCTGGTAGGCTTTCGCGTATTCCCCGTCATACATGGCGCTGCGCGCGAGGTTTTGGCGTTCGCGCGCCCATGCGGCAGGCTCTCCGAGTGCCATGGCAGAGGTGGAGCGCTCAAGCAGCAGCTCCGTCGCATCGGCATCCCGGCCCTTGCGCGCGCGCCAGATGAACCGCGCATGGGCAAGCCCCGGATCACCGGCCAGCGCCTCGGGTACGGCGGCGATCAGGTTGTCGACACCTGCGACCTGATCGGCAAGACCCAGACGCGCTTCCGCCAGTGCGCGGCGACCATCGGAGACGAGCGGCAGCATCCGGCGGGCATTGACCTCCCAGCCTTGCCAGAGCGCCATGTCGAGGCGCGCCGCGTGGTGCGGTTTCAGAAGATCGCCATGCTCCACCAGAAATGCCGTGTGTTCCTCGGCGGACATGGCCAGGGTCCTCCAGGCCAGAACGACCTCCGCATCCGCGGCCCCGTCATCGCCAAAATGCCGGAAGGCCCGCGCGAGCGACAGGGCGCCAGTGCCGGTCTGCGGGCGATTATCGGCGAAGAAGGCGCGCACATCCTCGTGGCTGGCCTCGACGATGGCCTCTTCGCTTTTCTCGCGCAGATAGGGCATGCCCGGCCAGTCGGCATTGCGGCCGACGAAATCCTGCACCTGGCGCGCATCGCCCTGCCCGTCGCGCAGGTAGTGCCACAGAATGACATCGAGCGCGGCCTGTCCGTCGCCCCGCGCCTCGATCATGGCGGAGGCCCAGTTCCCGTCGCGCATATCGGCCATCGCCCGCGCAAGCGCGCGGCCGTCCTGAGCCGTGGCAAATCCTGCCGTGAGGCAGAGCCACAGCGCCAATGAGATCAAACGCACATGGCCGATCGTCGTGCTGAGCATCGTCTTGCAATTTCCGCGCTGAGAATGGATAGACACCTCGCCGAGGATATGGCTGAACGCGGCCCCTGCAACTCACTTTCGCGGGAAAACTCACAGCCTCGGGTCCGTCGCCCCTATACCGGGCGCAATTGAAACGAAAGGAGCGTGTCATGTTCAAAGGGTCGATGGTTGCCCTGGTCACGCCGTTCAAGGACGGCGCGGTGGATTTCGATACGCTGAAACGTCTGGTCGACTGGCATGTCGATCAGGGCACACATGGCCTCGTGCCCGTGGGCACGACGGGCGAAAGTCCGACGCTGAGCCACGAGGAACACGAAGCCGTCGTCGAAACGGTCGTGACCCAGGCGGCAAGCCGCATTCCGGTCATCGCGGGCGCGGGGTCGAACAACACGATCGAGGCGCTGCGCTTCATCCGCCACGCCGAAAGCGTGGGCGCCGATGCGGCACTCGTCGTGACGCCCTATTACAACAAGCCGACGCAGGCCGGGCTCTATGCGCATTTCAAGATGCTGCACGATGAGACCAACCTGCCGATCATCATCTATAACATTCCGGGCCGGTCCGCCGTGGACATGTCGCCGGTGACGATGGGCGAGCTGGCCAAGCTGCCGCGCATCGTGGGCGTGAAGGACGCGACCGCCGATCTGGCACGGGTCTGCGCCCAGCGGATCACCTGCGGGCCGGACTTCATCCAGGTCTCGGGCGAAGATGCCACGGCGCATGGCTTCAACGCGCAAGGCGGCGTCGGCTGCATCTCGGTCACCGCGAACGTGGCGCCGAAGCTTTGCTCCGAGCTGCAGGAAGCGTGCCTTGCGGGTGATTTCGGCAAGGCGCTCAGTCTGCAGGATCGGCTCATGCCGCTGCATCACGCGATCTTCACCGAGCCGGGCCTTTGCGGTGCGAAATACGCGATGCACCGGCTGGGTCTTTGCGAGGAAGAGGTGCGCCCGCCGCTGGTGCCGCTGACCCCGGAGACACGGCTCAAGGTCGATGATGGCCTGCGCAGCGCCGGGCTGCTGAACTGACCTCTGAGTTGAGATCCATGCGACCATAGAGAGCCAAAAAGTGCCCTCGAATGTAAAAGGCCCCGGATATTTTCCGGGGCCTTTTTGCAACTTGCGAGGTTGCACGTGTTTACTGAAGCGCCGCCTCTTCGAGAACGGTCGCATCGGCAAGGCCTTCGGGCTGGCCCACCACCACGAACAGCAGCTCTTCCGGCAGCAGGACCCGCTTGGCCACACGGCGCACATCCTCGAGAGTGACCGCATTCACCCGATCGTTCCGGGTCGCGATATATCCGGGCTCGAGCCCCATGGTCTGCATCCCCACGAGGATATTCGCGATGGCGCCATTGCTGTCGAAGCGCAGTGGATAAGCGCCCGTCAGGAAGGTCTTGGCCGCCTCCAGCTCCTCCGCCGTAACGCCTTCTTCGGCCATGCGGCGCCACTCGTTGCGGATCACCTCGACGGCTTCGGCGATGCGATCAGTCGCCGAGGCGACACGCCCCATGATCATGTCCGAATATTCGCGATTGGCGATGTAGGAATAGACGCCATAGGTCAGCCCACGCTTGTCGCGCACCTCTTCCATCAGGCGCGATTCGAAGCCGCCCGCGCCGAGGATCTGGTTCATCACGAAGGCCGCGAAGAAATCCGGATCGTCGCGCGGGATCGCCCGGTGCCCGAACAGGGCCACCGATTGCGGCGTGTCGAAAGGCACCACGACCGTCTCCGCTTCTGTCGACACGGTCACCGGTTCGGGCAGCGGCGGCCCGGTCTCCGGCAGGCCTTCGAGCAGCCCATCGATCAGCTCAGACAGCTCCTCCGCAGAGATGTCGCCCGCCGCACCGATATAGACGCGGTCGGTGGCCAGGGCCGCCTGCCAGGCATCGACGATATCCGCGCGGGTCAGGGCCTCGACGCTTTCGACCGTGCCCTTCATGGCGCTGCCATACGGGTGATCGCCATAAAGGATCTCGGCGGCGCGCTGACCGACGAGCGAATCGGGATCGGTCCGGTCGGACTGGATCGAGGACAGGACCTGCGCCTTCACGCGCGCGATGGCCTCCTCGTCGAAGCGCGGCTCCAGCAGGCTGGTGCGCAGAAGCGCCATCGCCTCCTCGCGGTTCTCGGTCAGCACCTTGGCCGACACGGCCATCGCATCGTCGCCCGCATCGTATTGCAGGGTTGCCGCCAGCGCCTCCTTGGCTTCGGCGAAGGCCTGCGCGTCCAGATCGCCAGCACCCTCCTCCAAGAGCCCCGCCATCAGGTTCGTGACGCCGCGCTTGCCCTCGGGGTCGAGCGACCCGCCGCCGATAAAGCGCAGCTCAAGCGAGACGAAGGGAATCGACGGCTCTTCGACGAGCCAGGCGTTGAAGCCCGCCTCGGTCGTCACTTCCTGGATGTCGACGGAGGCGGACGCGGTCGCGGCCCAGAGGCAGGTCACACCGGTCAGAATGGCGCGGATCATTGGGTCACCTCTTCGGTCGCGGATGCGGGCGTCGCCGCCGTCTCGGGGCCCATCAGCCAACCGGTGACGGATTTGTTGCGATCGAAGACCTTGCGTGCAGCGGCCACGATCTCCTCGCCGGTGACGGCCTGAAGGATGTCCGGCCAGGCCTGCACGTCCTCCACGGTCAGTCCCGATGTCAGTGCGGAGCCGTAGCGGCGGCCCAGCGACGCGGAATTGTCCAGCGTGAAGACCTGATCGGCCCGCAGCTGGAACTTGATCCGCTCAAGCTGTTCCGGATCGACACCGTCTTCGAGAAACTGCGCCACCGAGGCGTCCATGGCAGCTTCGGCCTCTGCCAGCGATACGCCTTCCTGCGGCACGACGATCAGCCCGAAGGACGTATCGTCATAAGCCGTGCCGGAATAGAACGCGCCGGAATAGACCGCGAGTTGCTGTTCGAACTGCAGCTCCCGCGTCAGCACGGAGGTCTGTCCGCCCCCGAGGATTTCGGCAAGAAGCGTCAGGGCTGCCGCATCTTCCTGCGCGCCAGGATCCCGTTCCGGCGCCAGGTAGGTGCGGATCACATAGGGCTGCGCCACGCGCGGATCGCGGTAGGTCAGACGGCGGGGCGCTGCCTGCGGCGGCTCCTGCGGGCGGGCGCGCTCCGTCAGGTCCGGATTGGCGGGCAGCGGGCCGTAATGCTCTTCGGCCAGCGCGCGCACCTCGTCGGGATAGACATCGCCCGCGACGATCAGGATCGCGTTGTTGGGCGCGTAGAAGCGTTCGTAATAGGCCAGCGCATCTTCGAGCGTCAGCGCCTCGGCCTCGTGCTTCCAGCCGATAATCGGCGTACCGTAAGGATGGTTGAGATAAAGCGCGGCATTGCGCTCCTCACCGAACAACGCGCCGGGGCTGTTTTCGACCCGCTGGTTCCGCTCCTCGATGATGACATCGCGTTCAGTCAGGATGTCTTCGCCATCAAGCTGGAGATTGACCATGCGGTCCGCTTCCATCTGCATCATCAGACCAAGACGGTCGGATGCGATGCGCTGGAAATAGCCGGTGTAATCGTAGCTCGTGAAGGCGTTGTCGCTGCCCCCGTTGGCCGCCACGACCTTCGAGAATTCGCCCGGCTCCATCGTCTCCGTGCCCTTGAAGAGCAGGTGTTCCAGAAAATGCGCGACGCCCGAGACGCCAGGTTCCTCGTCCGCGGCGCCGGCCTTGTACCAGACCATGTGGGTGACAACCGGGGCACGGTGATCCTCGATCACGACCACATCCATGCCATTGTCGAGCGTGAAGGTCGTGACCGCATCATCCAGCGATTGCGCCGAGACGGGCAGCGCCCAGGCGAAGAGTGCCGCACATGCGGCCGCGAGACATCTCATGAATCGATCTCCCAAGCGGGTTTGCGCAAGAACGTACCCCGCCTGAGAGCAGGTTCAATGGAGCTTGCGGAAATGTAATACGTCCCGTCCGGCGCGCGCCGGGGTCTCAGCGGCCCGCGGGCGGCGCAGAGGGCGTGCCGATATTGCCGCCCGGACGACGCACCCGCTCAAGCCAGAGATAGGGATCGAGGCTTTGCGAGCTGTAGGCGCGCTCATATTCGTTGTCGGGCACAAGACGCCAGTTGAAGAGGCGCGCGCGGTCGCGGAAGGCCTCGTCCTCGCGGGCGATCACGGCGCGGATATTGCCGTCGGTGCCGAAGCGGCCCACCGCCGACAGAAGCGCGCCATCCCCGGCAGGCACACCGCCCGGGTTCAGGGCCGCGGGGTTGCCGCCCAGCGCTGCGACCGCATCGCCCAGCGGTTGCTGATCGGAGCGGTTCGTGCCGCCCGGCGTCGGTTGCGGCAGCTCGGCGAAAGAGCTCGGCTGTTCGAGGGGCTGGTTCGGCACGATGCCGAACTCCTCGGGCGTACCGTCGCCGCGACCCAACGTGCGCAAGGACCCGTCGCTGCACGCGGCAAGCGTCAGAACCGAAAGCAAAAAAGCGATATGCACGCGGCGCATGGCCAAACTCCGTCTCATCTGCCCCTGATTAGCCGAACTTGCAGGCAAGGTCACGGGGCCTTTTTATCCTTGGCGGCCGAGGCACCGGGAAACAGCACGAGACCGATGGCCCCCGCGAAGATCGCGATGTCGGCCACGTTGAACGCATAAGGGTTGTTGATGCCGCAGCAGGACATGTTCAGGAAATCCGCAACCGCGCCGTAGAGCAGCCGGTCGATCACATTGCCGACAGCCCCGCCGATCAGGAGCCCCGCCGCGACAAGCCCCGCCCGCCCCGGCGGATCGCGCCGGAGCCAGACCAGCACGAAAAGCACAATGCCGGTCGCCACCGCGATCAGGATCCAGCGCGCCGAGTCCTGCTGGCCCGAAAAGAGGCCGAAATTGATGCCGTAATTCCACGCCATGCGGAACTGCAGAAAGGGCGGCCAGACGTCGATCTGACCTTTCGCGGCCAGCCCCATCACATGCACGACCCACCACTTGGAAAGCTGGTCGAGAAGAAGCGTCAGCGCCGCCACGGACCACAGAAGTCGCATCAGATCTGCCCTTTCCTGTCGCCCGTCGCGACTGCCTTGCCCGGCATGACGGTCACAGCGCGCCGCCCCTCAGTGCCGGAAATGGCGCATGCCGGTGAAGACCATGGCGAGGCCTGCCTCGTCCGCCGCTTCGATCACCTTGTCGTCGCGCATGGAGCCGCCGGGCTGGATCACGGCCGTCGCACCCGCCTCTGCCGCGGTCAGAAGCCCGTCGGGGAAGGGGAAAAACGCGTCCGAGGCCACAACGGAGCCTTGGGTGAGCGGCGTCTCGAGGCCCAGCACCTCGGCCATGTCCTGCGCCTTGCGCGCGGCGATGCGCGTCGAGTCGACCCGGCTCATCTGGCCTGCGCCGACGCCCACGGTCGCGCCGTCCTTGACGTAGACGATGGCGTTCGACTTGACGTGCTTGGCAACGGTCCAGGCGAACAAGAGATCGCGCAGTTCGTCCTTGGTGGGCTCGCGCTTGGTGACGGTCTTCAGCTCCCACTCGCCCAGGCGGCCATTGTCACGGTCCTGCACGAGGAACCCGCCCGACACCTGGCGCAGCGTCAGCCCACCCGCTGCCGGGTCCGACAGACCGTCGGTGGTCAGAAGGCGCAGGTTCTTCTTCGCCGCGAAGACCTGACGCGCGGCATCGTCCGCGCCCGGTGCGATCACGACCTCGGTGAAGATCTCGGCGATAGCCTCCGCCGTCGCACCATCAAGCGGCTGGTTCAGCGCGAT
Proteins encoded in this window:
- a CDS encoding FAD-binding oxidoreductase, with protein sequence MARDVTIMGAGIFGLSVAWACLRRGARVRVIDPGGPGAGSSGGIVGALAPHVPENWNAKKAFQLDSLLMAEAWWAEVEGAGGTSPGYARAGRLQPVADDAGLELARRRAETARDLWQGCAEWRVVAADAADPFQPHSPSGFLIHDTLTARLHPGQACAALAAAITAKGGTVARDGAPEGQVVWATGWQGLEALSETFGKRVGTGIKGQAVLLDYDARNAAQLFVDGLHIVPHGDGTTAIGSTTEREFGDPAATDGQTEDLLARARAAVPDLSEASVLNTWAGVRPRAKTRAPMLGAWPERAGHFIANGGFKIGFGMAPKAGEIMADLVLEGRDEIPDGFRVTDNL
- the mnmD gene encoding tRNA (5-methylaminomethyl-2-thiouridine)(34)-methyltransferase MnmD, with the translated sequence MHKNASLDWRDGQVPVSTRFDDPYYSLEDGLAETRHVFLAGNDLPARFRDGFHVAELGFGTGLNLLATLAAWRAEGVQGRLHYTSFEAFPIPASDMIRAQSAFPDLSDIAAELAHYWQEDAVRITLPDLAFTLIVGDARTTLPAWTEAADAWYLDGFSPAKNPELWEPALLSQVAAHTRAGGTASSYSAAGHVRRALGDAGLTVTRVPGYGRKRHMTVARKDQS
- a CDS encoding DMT family transporter; the protein is MVVTTFVFAMQDGISRHLAETYNTYMVIMIRYWFFAAFVIGLARVQAGSIRAAARTSQPWVQAFRAALLALEVLVMVQGFVYLGLVESHAVFACYPLLIAILAGPVLGEYVGWRRAVAIAIGFIGVIIILQPSGGVFSPYAAIPLLAALMFALYGLLNRYVARADTAATTFFWTGIVGAAVTTALGIWRWEPMSAGDWGWMGLLCLTASFAHWTLIKAYEAAEASAVQPFAYLQLPFASALGIFVFGDVLRLNVAIGAAIIVAAGLFTLWRARRQN
- a CDS encoding lytic transglycosylase domain-containing protein, with the translated sequence MLSTTIGHVRLISLALWLCLTAGFATAQDGRALARAMADMRDGNWASAMIEARGDGQAALDVILWHYLRDGQGDARQVQDFVGRNADWPGMPYLREKSEEAIVEASHEDVRAFFADNRPQTGTGALSLARAFRHFGDDGAADAEVVLAWRTLAMSAEEHTAFLVEHGDLLKPHHAARLDMALWQGWEVNARRMLPLVSDGRRALAEARLGLADQVAGVDNLIAAVPEALAGDPGLAHARFIWRARKGRDADATELLLERSTSAMALGEPAAWARERQNLARSAMYDGEYAKAYQIASTHYLLGGSDFAALEWLSGYLALRFLDDPARAAQHFTDFRGAVDTPISLGRAGYWLGRALEAQGDVTGADGAYAFGAQYQTSFYGLLAAERAGLPPEPRLDGKEEFPDWRGADWTQTSVFEAAMLLMTIGEDWLAERFLTHLAERLDRTGVGQMGDMLAEMGKPHIQVMLGKRAAQAGLEVYGPYYPLHPLIERDFPVPTEMVLAIARRESEFDPVVVSGAGARGLMQLMPGTAQEVSGWLGVTYALEKLTRDPEFNATLGAAYLADLIDTFDGNVVMVAAGYNAGPSRPIRWMAERGDPRRGDMDVIDWIEFIPFAETRNYVMRVAESLPVYRARLGRDPHPVPFSEELTGSVLSARTP
- the dapA gene encoding 4-hydroxy-tetrahydrodipicolinate synthase, with protein sequence MFKGSMVALVTPFKDGAVDFDTLKRLVDWHVDQGTHGLVPVGTTGESPTLSHEEHEAVVETVVTQAASRIPVIAGAGSNNTIEALRFIRHAESVGADAALVVTPYYNKPTQAGLYAHFKMLHDETNLPIIIYNIPGRSAVDMSPVTMGELAKLPRIVGVKDATADLARVCAQRITCGPDFIQVSGEDATAHGFNAQGGVGCISVTANVAPKLCSELQEACLAGDFGKALSLQDRLMPLHHAIFTEPGLCGAKYAMHRLGLCEEEVRPPLVPLTPETRLKVDDGLRSAGLLN
- a CDS encoding pitrilysin family protein, with amino-acid sequence MIRAILTGVTCLWAATASASVDIQEVTTEAGFNAWLVEEPSIPFVSLELRFIGGGSLDPEGKRGVTNLMAGLLEEGAGDLDAQAFAEAKEALAATLQYDAGDDAMAVSAKVLTENREEAMALLRTSLLEPRFDEEAIARVKAQVLSSIQSDRTDPDSLVGQRAAEILYGDHPYGSAMKGTVESVEALTRADIVDAWQAALATDRVYIGAAGDISAEELSELIDGLLEGLPETGPPLPEPVTVSTEAETVVVPFDTPQSVALFGHRAIPRDDPDFFAAFVMNQILGAGGFESRLMEEVRDKRGLTYGVYSYIANREYSDMIMGRVASATDRIAEAVEVIRNEWRRMAEEGVTAEELEAAKTFLTGAYPLRFDSNGAIANILVGMQTMGLEPGYIATRNDRVNAVTLEDVRRVAKRVLLPEELLFVVVGQPEGLADATVLEEAALQ
- a CDS encoding pitrilysin family protein, translating into MRCLAAACAALFAWALPVSAQSLDDAVTTFTLDNGMDVVVIEDHRAPVVTHMVWYKAGAADEEPGVSGVAHFLEHLLFKGTETMEPGEFSKVVAANGGSDNAFTSYDYTGYFQRIASDRLGLMMQMEADRMVNLQLDGEDILTERDVIIEERNQRVENSPGALFGEERNAALYLNHPYGTPIIGWKHEAEALTLEDALAYYERFYAPNNAILIVAGDVYPDEVRALAEEHYGPLPANPDLTERARPQEPPQAAPRRLTYRDPRVAQPYVIRTYLAPERDPGAQEDAAALTLLAEILGGGQTSVLTRELQFEQQLAVYSGAFYSGTAYDDTSFGLIVVPQEGVSLAEAEAAMDASVAQFLEDGVDPEQLERIKFQLRADQVFTLDNSASLGRRYGSALTSGLTVEDVQAWPDILQAVTGEEIVAAARKVFDRNKSVTGWLMGPETAATPASATEEVTQ
- a CDS encoding DUF3035 domain-containing protein — encoded protein: MRRVHIAFLLSVLTLAACSDGSLRTLGRGDGTPEEFGIVPNQPLEQPSSFAELPQPTPGGTNRSDQQPLGDAVAALGGNPAALNPGGVPAGDGALLSAVGRFGTDGNIRAVIAREDEAFRDRARLFNWRLVPDNEYERAYSSQSLDPYLWLERVRRPGGNIGTPSAPPAGR
- the lspA gene encoding signal peptidase II, which encodes MRLLWSVAALTLLLDQLSKWWVVHVMGLAAKGQIDVWPPFLQFRMAWNYGINFGLFSGQQDSARWILIAVATGIVLFVLVWLRRDPPGRAGLVAAGLLIGGAVGNVIDRLLYGAVADFLNMSCCGINNPYAFNVADIAIFAGAIGLVLFPGASAAKDKKAP